From Alphaproteobacteria bacterium, one genomic window encodes:
- a CDS encoding tetratricopeptide repeat protein, translated as MAARSRVACFTVACATLLLVLLLLGISAPVEATGIDFAKSASAAEDRGDWDEAIRLYGQSMAAGDLTKENLAVVHYDRGIAYARKGEVDKAIADYNAAIELLPDYVAAYHGRATAYRDKEMTEKAIADLDTAIRIAPDDAFAYENRGRAYLHLGKADAAVNDMVKALSLAPTDSYAVLWLHFARRSAKQDDAAEFSQNVAKLDHAEWPAPILDLFLGKVDPQSVQAAASAVPDPTKRREQICEADFYVGAYQLFRGASSDAKQLFKASVETCPVYFLEAEAARAQLKRLGP; from the coding sequence ATGGCTGCGCGGAGCCGCGTGGCGTGCTTTACGGTGGCGTGTGCAACTCTGCTGCTGGTCCTCCTACTGTTGGGAATTTCGGCGCCCGTCGAGGCCACGGGAATCGACTTCGCAAAGTCTGCAAGTGCGGCCGAGGATCGCGGCGATTGGGATGAAGCGATCCGTCTTTACGGCCAATCGATGGCCGCGGGTGATCTCACCAAGGAAAATCTCGCGGTCGTGCACTACGACCGCGGCATCGCCTATGCGCGCAAGGGCGAGGTGGACAAAGCAATCGCAGATTACAACGCGGCGATCGAACTTTTGCCGGACTATGTCGCCGCATACCATGGCCGGGCCACCGCCTATCGCGATAAGGAAATGACCGAAAAGGCGATCGCAGACTTGGATACAGCGATCCGGATCGCCCCCGACGACGCATTCGCCTATGAGAACCGCGGGCGTGCCTATCTCCATTTGGGCAAGGCCGATGCGGCCGTCAACGACATGGTGAAGGCTTTGTCGCTAGCACCGACGGACAGCTACGCGGTCCTGTGGCTCCACTTCGCGCGCCGCTCGGCCAAGCAGGACGATGCCGCCGAGTTCTCCCAGAATGTTGCGAAGCTCGACCATGCGGAGTGGCCAGCCCCCATTCTCGATCTTTTCCTTGGCAAGGTCGACCCGCAATCCGTGCAAGCGGCCGCGAGTGCCGTGCCGGATCCGACGAAAAGGCGCGAACAAATTTGTGAGGCCGATTTCTACGTCGGCGCTTACCAGCTCTTTCGCGGCGCAAGCTCGGACGCCAAGCAGCTTTTCAAGGCATCCGTCGAAACATGCCCCGTTTATTTTCTCGAGGCCGAGGCCGCGAGGGCGCAATTAAAGCGCCTCGGTCCTTGA